The proteins below are encoded in one region of Bosea sp. BIWAKO-01:
- a CDS encoding LPS-assembly protein LptD has product MARFAAATALASSLTYCLAAGGSAFAQAPAPAKPQERMVVDARELVYDNKNNSVSAVGDVQILYQGRTIEADKVTYDRASKRVIASGNARITESNGTVITGDRFNLTDDFRDGFIDSLRVVNPDKTRFTAPRAERTDGETFVFEKGIYTACEPCKDKPERPPLWQVRSARIIHKKSEQTIYYESSRLEFAGVPIAYIPYMSGPDSTVKRKSGFLSPSFINTAPLGFGVGLPYFFNLAPNYDLTVTPAYLSRQGFLGQAEWRHRLVNGSYNIRAAGIFQAEPDAFQPTPFGARDDNFRGSLETTGKFYLNPRWTYGWDIAMSTDKWFWKNYRIRSESISSTAYLQESISTGYLNGQSAAAWFDLRGYYFQPLTSSDWQKQQPVVLPVLDYNKRVHKPDIIGGELAFTVNATNLHRDAAAFQQIPAQKTFLLTTPNSLYDGCAVYQKDQCLVRGIGGSVARATAEVSWRRNFTDSIGQVWTPYASVRADIFSVNPSTTGFANANVSSIFNTSDDIFGRVMPAVGLMYRYPFVAKTSWGTHIIEPVAQFVARPNETHVLRVANEDAQSLVFDDTNLFEWSGKFSGYDRLEGGTRANVGALYTGRFGKEAYANFLVGQSFNLAGRNSFAQADLVNAGLDSGLETKQSDFVTRAQISPFKNFFLTGAARLDETTFEAQRIDAGATYSNGVVSTSVTYGRYEPQPELGIPRRREGLGLNGSLGIAQYWRVRAGVLFDLDKYKFDRERYRDAFVAAQLDPAALAALVYPKTGPFQAASMSLGINYTDECTVFDVSYSQSYADRQSGATKDTRTVMFRLELRTLGEISYSQNLGQGSTGDGVSSR; this is encoded by the coding sequence ATGGCTCGTTTTGCCGCGGCGACCGCCCTCGCCTCGAGCTTGACCTATTGCCTCGCGGCAGGAGGGAGCGCCTTCGCGCAAGCTCCAGCTCCAGCGAAGCCGCAGGAGCGTATGGTCGTCGACGCGCGCGAGCTGGTCTACGACAACAAGAACAACAGCGTTTCGGCTGTCGGCGACGTTCAGATTCTCTATCAGGGCCGTACGATCGAAGCGGACAAGGTCACCTATGACCGCGCCAGCAAGCGCGTCATCGCGAGCGGCAATGCCCGGATCACCGAATCGAACGGCACCGTCATCACCGGCGATCGCTTCAATCTGACCGACGATTTCCGTGACGGCTTCATCGATTCGCTGCGCGTCGTGAACCCGGACAAGACGCGGTTTACCGCACCACGCGCCGAGCGCACGGATGGCGAGACCTTTGTCTTCGAGAAGGGCATCTACACCGCTTGCGAGCCCTGCAAGGATAAGCCGGAAAGGCCGCCGCTCTGGCAGGTCCGCTCGGCTCGGATCATTCACAAGAAGTCCGAGCAGACGATCTATTACGAATCCTCCCGGCTCGAGTTCGCCGGGGTGCCGATCGCCTATATCCCGTACATGTCCGGCCCCGATTCGACGGTGAAGCGCAAGAGCGGCTTCCTGTCGCCGAGCTTCATCAACACCGCCCCGCTCGGGTTCGGTGTTGGCTTGCCCTATTTCTTCAACCTTGCCCCGAACTACGATCTCACTGTCACGCCAGCCTATCTCTCCCGGCAGGGCTTCCTCGGCCAGGCCGAGTGGCGGCACCGGCTCGTCAACGGGTCCTACAACATCCGTGCGGCCGGTATCTTCCAGGCGGAGCCGGACGCGTTCCAGCCGACGCCGTTCGGGGCGCGCGACGACAATTTCCGCGGTTCGTTGGAGACCACGGGCAAGTTCTACCTGAACCCACGCTGGACCTACGGCTGGGACATCGCGATGTCCACGGACAAATGGTTCTGGAAGAATTATCGCATCCGAAGCGAAAGCATCAGCTCGACGGCCTATCTGCAGGAATCGATCTCGACAGGCTATCTCAACGGTCAGAGCGCGGCTGCCTGGTTCGACCTGCGGGGCTATTATTTCCAGCCTCTGACGTCTTCCGATTGGCAGAAGCAGCAGCCAGTCGTGCTGCCGGTGCTCGACTACAACAAACGGGTGCACAAGCCGGACATCATCGGCGGTGAACTCGCGTTCACTGTGAACGCCACGAATCTGCACCGTGATGCCGCCGCCTTTCAGCAGATTCCGGCCCAGAAGACCTTCCTGCTGACAACGCCTAACTCGCTCTACGACGGCTGCGCAGTCTATCAGAAGGATCAGTGCCTGGTTCGCGGCATCGGTGGTTCGGTGGCCCGCGCCACGGCGGAAGTGTCCTGGCGGCGCAACTTCACCGATTCGATCGGTCAGGTCTGGACGCCATACGCGTCGGTTCGCGCGGACATCTTCTCGGTCAACCCCTCGACGACCGGCTTTGCCAACGCCAACGTTTCCTCGATCTTCAACACGTCCGACGATATCTTCGGACGCGTGATGCCTGCTGTCGGCCTGATGTATCGCTACCCCTTCGTGGCAAAGACCTCGTGGGGCACGCATATCATTGAGCCGGTCGCCCAGTTCGTTGCACGTCCGAACGAGACGCACGTGCTGCGCGTCGCCAACGAAGATGCGCAAAGCCTCGTCTTTGACGACACCAACCTGTTCGAGTGGAGCGGCAAGTTCTCGGGCTATGATCGGCTCGAGGGCGGAACGCGCGCGAATGTCGGTGCTCTCTACACTGGCCGTTTCGGCAAGGAGGCCTACGCCAATTTCCTTGTGGGCCAATCGTTCAATCTCGCCGGCCGCAACTCCTTCGCACAGGCTGACCTCGTCAATGCCGGGCTCGATTCGGGCCTCGAAACGAAGCAGTCCGATTTCGTAACCCGCGCGCAGATCTCGCCGTTCAAGAACTTCTTCCTGACAGGCGCGGCGCGCCTGGATGAGACGACGTTCGAGGCACAGCGGATCGACGCAGGCGCCACCTACAGCAATGGCGTCGTGTCGACGTCCGTGACCTATGGCCGCTACGAGCCCCAGCCCGAGTTGGGTATTCCGCGGCGGCGCGAAGGTCTTGGCCTGAACGGTTCGCTCGGGATCGCACAGTATTGGCGCGTCCGCGCCGGTGTCCTGTTCGACCTCGACAAGTACAAATTCGACCGGGAGCGATATCGGGACGCCTTCGTGGCGGCCCAGCTCGATCCCGCGGCCCTTGCTGCACTTGTCTATCCCAAGACCGGCCCGTTCCAGGCCGCGTCGATGAGCCTTGGCATCAACTACACCGACGAATGCACCGTATTCGACGTCTCCTATTCGCAGTCCTATGCCGACCGGCAGTCCGGGGCCACGAAGGATACGCGGACAGTGATGTTCCGGCTCGAACTGCGCACCTTGGGCGAGATCAGCTACTCGCAGAACCTGGGCCAGGGCTCGACGGGCGACGGTGTCTCTTCGCGCTGA
- the lptG gene encoding LPS export ABC transporter permease LptG — protein sequence MLLVSTFGRYLTKRFARAIISVFSTFFFLILTLDFVELMRRAGDSPLATTPQIIRLALFRAPAVAEQIFPFAVLFGGMFALLTLSRKLELVVARSVGVSAWQFLQPAALVAAVIGFASIMIYNPLAAELKRSATALEARLFARSTQTSGAQEIWIRQRSVDGQAIIRAAAALPDASGLSQVAVFSFDAKGGFNERVEAREAILHRGYWELTDARVVSATEEPQSYTTYLLATTLEPEQVRQSFTPPDAVGFWSMPTVIERTQKAGLDSTRYELRYQSLKARPLLLVAMILVAASVSLRFFRFGGVTRLVIGGVAAGFVLYVATQLSEELGASGIVNPMVAAWLPAVVGTMLGALALLHQEDG from the coding sequence ATGCTGCTTGTCTCGACCTTCGGCCGATACCTGACGAAGCGCTTTGCGCGCGCCATCATCAGCGTGTTCAGCACCTTCTTCTTCCTGATCCTGACGCTCGATTTCGTTGAGTTGATGCGTCGCGCCGGCGATTCTCCGCTCGCGACGACACCGCAGATCATCAGACTCGCGCTTTTTCGTGCGCCAGCGGTGGCGGAACAGATTTTCCCCTTCGCCGTCCTGTTCGGCGGCATGTTCGCGCTGCTGACACTGAGCCGGAAGCTCGAGCTCGTGGTGGCTCGCTCCGTGGGCGTCTCAGCCTGGCAATTCCTCCAGCCGGCCGCACTGGTCGCAGCAGTGATCGGCTTTGCCTCGATCATGATCTACAACCCGCTCGCGGCCGAACTGAAGCGGAGCGCGACGGCTCTGGAAGCGAGGCTCTTCGCGAGGAGCACGCAGACGTCCGGGGCGCAGGAAATCTGGATCCGCCAGCGGAGCGTCGACGGGCAGGCGATCATTCGCGCCGCAGCAGCGCTACCCGACGCGTCAGGTCTCTCCCAGGTCGCTGTCTTTAGCTTCGATGCGAAGGGCGGCTTCAACGAGCGCGTGGAGGCGCGGGAAGCGATCCTGCATCGCGGCTATTGGGAATTGACCGACGCGCGCGTCGTGTCTGCCACGGAAGAGCCACAGAGCTACACGACTTATCTGCTGGCAACGACTCTGGAGCCAGAACAGGTGCGGCAAAGTTTCACCCCGCCTGACGCCGTCGGGTTCTGGTCGATGCCGACGGTGATCGAACGGACACAGAAGGCCGGCCTTGATTCCACCCGCTACGAGCTGCGTTATCAGTCGCTCAAGGCGCGGCCGCTTCTGCTGGTCGCGATGATCTTGGTGGCGGCATCCGTTTCCTTAAGATTTTTCAGATTTGGTGGTGTCACGAGATTGGTGATAGGTGGCGTGGCGGCCGGGTTCGTGCTCTATGTGGCGACGCAGCTGTCGGAAGAGCTCGGGGCATCGGGGATCGTCAATCCCATGGTGGCCGCGTGGTTGCCGGCGGTAGTGGGGACGATGCTCGGGGCGCTCGCTCTCCTTCACCAGGAAGACGGGTAA
- the lptF gene encoding LPS export ABC transporter permease LptF: MRLLRLDRYILKIAAVAAIVLLIGLTSVIWVTQALREVDLITGKGQTIYIFFTVTLLSLPALIAGIAPVALFMSTLYTLNRLNGDSELIVMNAAGVAPYRLTRPFIVLTLATSLLVGWMAISVMPAGFRALRDLITLIRADFVANVVKEGQFVSLDSGVTFHYRERSGDALLGIFMQDRRDPTQPSVYIAERGRTVESDGNSFLMLEKGTIQREAKNKESTSIISFERYALNLSALSGEPTGGDGEGNGDKVIYKPRERTTWALLRQDPNEAYYKLQAGRFRAELHNRLSAPLYPIAFMLVAFAALGEARTTRQGRNVAIQAAIMIVGAVRIGAYAAWTASVRSGFAVVLLYLLPLVTIMCSTALIMFGASLRPRLNKLFEPIILSLSALPSRLRRA; encoded by the coding sequence GTGCGTCTTCTCCGTCTCGACCGCTACATCCTGAAGATCGCCGCGGTCGCAGCGATCGTGCTTCTGATCGGGCTGACCAGCGTGATCTGGGTGACGCAGGCCCTGCGTGAGGTCGACCTGATCACCGGCAAGGGCCAGACCATCTATATCTTCTTCACGGTGACGCTGCTTTCGTTGCCGGCGTTGATCGCGGGCATCGCGCCGGTCGCGCTGTTCATGTCGACGCTCTACACGCTGAACCGGCTGAATGGCGATTCGGAGTTGATCGTCATGAATGCGGCCGGCGTCGCGCCCTACCGGCTGACACGCCCGTTCATCGTGCTGACGCTGGCGACCTCGCTTCTCGTCGGCTGGATGGCGATTTCGGTCATGCCAGCGGGGTTTCGTGCACTACGGGACCTGATCACGCTGATCAGGGCGGATTTCGTCGCCAACGTCGTTAAGGAAGGCCAGTTCGTCTCGCTCGATTCCGGCGTGACGTTTCACTACCGCGAACGCTCGGGCGACGCGCTGCTCGGTATCTTCATGCAGGACCGCCGCGACCCCACCCAGCCCTCCGTCTATATCGCCGAGCGCGGCCGGACCGTGGAATCCGACGGCAACAGCTTCCTGATGCTGGAGAAGGGCACGATCCAACGCGAGGCCAAGAACAAGGAATCGACTTCAATCATCTCCTTCGAGCGCTATGCCCTCAACCTGTCAGCATTATCGGGCGAGCCGACAGGCGGTGACGGCGAAGGCAATGGCGACAAGGTGATCTACAAGCCACGCGAACGTACGACCTGGGCCTTGCTGCGACAGGACCCGAACGAGGCCTATTACAAGCTGCAGGCGGGCCGCTTCCGTGCGGAGCTGCACAACCGCCTGTCGGCGCCGCTCTACCCGATCGCGTTCATGCTGGTCGCCTTCGCTGCCCTCGGCGAAGCGCGTACGACACGTCAGGGCCGCAATGTTGCGATTCAGGCAGCAATCATGATTGTCGGGGCGGTCCGCATCGGCGCTTACGCCGCATGGACCGCAAGCGTCAGATCAGGTTTTGCAGTGGTCCTGCTCTACCTTCTGCCGCTGGTCACGATCATGTGCTCCACGGCGCTGATCATGTTTGGCGCGTCCCTGCGGCCGCGGCTCAACAAGCTGTTCGAGCCGATCATCCTGTCGCTATCTGCCCTGCCCTCTCGCTTGCGTCGCGCCTGA
- a CDS encoding leucyl aminopeptidase, with amino-acid sequence MSQRLKLEVKALNTIGGQDLVIFVSDKLTPAKLAEDWLGEGAHALLARAAAADKFKGKVFSGMTLLAPDGAGYERLVVIGVGPDGDHDKLDFAKLGGAVAGKLGSGRSADVIVALPDAEISAEQAAAVALGLRLRAYVFDRYKTKTREADDADPITVTLRTPDPAALKKALKACEAIAGGVEIARDLVNEPPNVLYPEEFAERAAKLEKLGVEVEVLDEKQLKKIGMRALLGVGQGSRRESRVVVMRWNGAKPGVRPVAFVGKGVTFDTGGISLKPGAGMEDMKGDMAGAACVTGLMHALAARKAKVNAIGVIGLVENMPDGNAQRPGDIVTSLSGQTIEIINTDAEGRLVLADVLWYTQDKYKPRFMINLATLTGAILVALAQENAGLFSNDDELSERLAVAGKATGETVWRMPLGAAYDKMIDSKFADMKNSAGRYGGSITAAQFLQRHVNETPWAHLDIAGTGMGSPNSETNRSWGSGWGVRLLDRLVANHYES; translated from the coding sequence ATGTCGCAGCGCCTGAAGCTTGAGGTCAAAGCCCTGAACACCATCGGCGGGCAGGACCTCGTCATTTTCGTGTCGGACAAGCTGACCCCGGCGAAGCTTGCCGAGGATTGGCTCGGAGAGGGCGCTCATGCACTGCTCGCCAGGGCTGCGGCAGCCGACAAGTTCAAGGGCAAGGTGTTTTCCGGGATGACGTTGCTGGCGCCGGATGGGGCTGGGTATGAGCGGCTCGTCGTCATCGGGGTCGGACCTGATGGAGATCACGATAAGCTCGATTTCGCCAAGCTTGGCGGGGCTGTTGCGGGCAAGCTTGGCAGTGGCCGCTCGGCCGATGTGATCGTCGCACTGCCTGACGCTGAAATCAGTGCAGAGCAAGCGGCTGCGGTCGCTCTCGGGTTGCGCCTCCGGGCCTATGTCTTTGACCGCTACAAGACCAAGACCCGCGAAGCCGACGATGCCGATCCGATCACCGTGACGCTGCGCACCCCCGACCCGGCCGCTCTGAAGAAGGCCCTCAAGGCCTGCGAAGCTATCGCCGGCGGCGTCGAGATTGCTCGCGATCTCGTGAACGAGCCGCCGAATGTTCTCTATCCCGAAGAATTCGCCGAACGCGCCGCCAAACTCGAGAAGCTTGGTGTCGAAGTCGAGGTTCTCGATGAGAAGCAACTCAAGAAGATCGGCATGCGGGCCTTGCTTGGCGTTGGCCAGGGGTCGCGCCGCGAGAGCCGCGTCGTCGTCATGCGCTGGAATGGCGCCAAACCCGGAGTTCGGCCCGTCGCCTTCGTCGGCAAGGGCGTCACGTTCGACACTGGCGGCATCTCGCTGAAGCCGGGCGCCGGTATGGAGGACATGAAGGGGGACATGGCCGGAGCCGCCTGCGTCACCGGACTGATGCATGCGCTCGCGGCGCGCAAGGCCAAGGTCAATGCTATTGGCGTGATTGGACTGGTCGAGAACATGCCGGATGGCAACGCCCAGCGCCCTGGTGACATCGTCACCTCGCTTTCAGGGCAGACCATCGAGATCATCAATACCGACGCAGAGGGGCGGCTCGTCCTCGCCGATGTGCTCTGGTACACGCAGGACAAGTACAAGCCGCGCTTCATGATCAATCTGGCAACCCTGACAGGAGCGATTCTGGTGGCGCTCGCGCAGGAGAATGCCGGGCTGTTCTCGAATGATGACGAGTTGTCCGAGCGTCTCGCAGTCGCGGGCAAGGCCACTGGCGAAACCGTCTGGCGTATGCCGCTTGGCGCAGCTTACGACAAGATGATCGATTCAAAGTTCGCAGACATGAAGAACTCGGCCGGGCGCTATGGCGGTTCGATCACTGCTGCGCAGTTCCTGCAGCGGCATGTCAATGAAACGCCCTGGGCGCATCTCGATATCGCCGGCACCGGCATGGGCTCCCCAAACAGCGAGACCAATCGCTCCTGGGGCTCGGGCTGGGGCGTGCGCCTCCTCGACCGGCTCGTCGCGAACCATTACGAGTCCTGA
- a CDS encoding DNA polymerase III subunit chi: protein MTEVLFFHLQSRPLEQVLPTILDRALSRGQKVVIEVSSSERASVLDDHLWTYADDSFLPHVMASESDAATNPVVLTTQAHNPNAAQVRICADGVRIPDALQDYERVVLIFDGDDPDALAAAREDWKAVRATGATASYWQQDETGRWEKKA from the coding sequence ATGACGGAAGTCCTGTTCTTCCATCTTCAGTCGCGTCCGCTTGAGCAGGTTCTCCCGACCATTCTCGATCGGGCGCTGTCGCGCGGCCAGAAGGTGGTCATCGAGGTCTCCAGTTCCGAGCGGGCGAGCGTACTGGACGATCATCTGTGGACCTATGCGGATGACAGCTTTCTGCCGCATGTCATGGCGAGCGAGTCGGATGCAGCGACCAATCCGGTCGTGCTGACGACACAGGCCCATAATCCCAACGCAGCGCAGGTTAGAATCTGCGCTGACGGCGTCCGTATTCCCGACGCATTGCAGGATTACGAGCGCGTCGTCCTCATCTTCGACGGCGACGACCCCGACGCGCTTGCGGCTGCGCGCGAGGATTGGAAGGCAGTTCGCGCCACAGGCGCGACGGCCAGCTACTGGCAGCAGGACGAAACCGGTCGCTGGGAGAAAAAAGCGTGA